Proteins co-encoded in one Roseiconus lacunae genomic window:
- a CDS encoding ATP-binding protein, with the protein MSVSVHDTQAVDIGLLGSLLTDDTFWPAETNSLPETGLSDSYVEGLILKTFLSVGTMSGRNLSEFIGLPFKVIDPILDAMRTRKLIAHVRPAPFNDYYYSLTEMGQNRAQTQMKQCSYVGPAPVPLSDYVLSVEAQAAGLDPVTERQLSKAMSQISYQRELLDCLGPAINSNSGLFLFGEPGNGKTTIARCLTECLGQEIWIPHAILDDGNLIKLQDDAFHRSAPVPETNGKILKAQEWDRRWLRIQRPTVMVGGELIMDNLEVRHDPRSNICEAPLQMKSNCGCLLIDDFGRQRIAPEELLNRWIVPLENRCDFLTLPTGKKIQIPFEQLLIFSTNLDPNDLVDEAFLRRVPYKIFVGDPDANEYRELMKNVMRQMGFADTPEAAEYMLAFYQKTDRSPRRCHPRDLLKQVEAFCRYRQQPPSMRPDYLERACRSYFSDL; encoded by the coding sequence AAACCAATTCGCTGCCTGAAACCGGACTCAGCGATTCCTATGTCGAGGGCCTAATCTTAAAAACGTTCCTCAGCGTTGGAACGATGAGCGGTCGCAATCTTTCCGAGTTCATCGGATTGCCGTTCAAGGTGATCGATCCCATCCTTGATGCGATGCGCACGCGAAAGTTGATCGCGCATGTTCGCCCCGCTCCCTTTAACGACTACTACTACTCGTTAACCGAGATGGGGCAGAACCGAGCTCAGACGCAGATGAAGCAATGCAGCTATGTCGGCCCGGCTCCGGTTCCCTTGTCCGACTACGTGCTCAGTGTCGAAGCACAGGCAGCCGGACTTGATCCGGTGACCGAACGGCAACTGAGCAAAGCGATGTCACAGATTTCGTATCAACGTGAACTTCTGGACTGCTTGGGACCGGCGATCAACAGCAATTCTGGCTTATTCTTGTTCGGCGAACCTGGAAACGGAAAAACGACGATCGCCCGGTGTTTGACCGAATGTCTAGGGCAAGAAATCTGGATCCCCCATGCGATCCTGGATGATGGAAATTTGATCAAGCTGCAGGACGATGCATTCCATCGGTCCGCTCCGGTGCCCGAAACCAACGGGAAAATTCTTAAGGCCCAAGAGTGGGATCGACGCTGGTTACGGATTCAGCGCCCGACGGTAATGGTCGGTGGTGAGTTGATCATGGACAACCTAGAAGTACGCCATGATCCTCGAAGCAATATCTGCGAAGCGCCGCTGCAGATGAAAAGTAACTGCGGGTGTTTGTTGATCGATGACTTCGGACGTCAACGAATCGCACCCGAAGAGTTGCTCAATCGGTGGATCGTCCCGTTGGAGAATCGGTGTGATTTCCTAACGCTTCCGACGGGAAAGAAAATCCAGATTCCGTTCGAACAATTGTTGATCTTTTCAACCAACCTCGACCCCAATGACTTGGTCGATGAGGCCTTCTTGCGACGCGTCCCCTACAAAATTTTCGTTGGCGATCCTGACGCGAACGAGTACCGGGAACTGATGAAGAACGTCATGCGGCAAATGGGATTCGCCGATACGCCGGAAGCAGCCGAGTACATGTTGGCGTTTTACCAAAAGACCGATCGTAGTCCGCGTCGCTGTCATCCACGTGACCTTTTGAAACAAGTCGAAGCGTTCTGCAGATACCGGCAACAGCCACCATCAATGCGTCCGGACTATCTCGAACGCGCCTGCCGTAGTTACTTCAGCGACCTCTAA